In a genomic window of Xenopus laevis strain J_2021 chromosome 5S, Xenopus_laevis_v10.1, whole genome shotgun sequence:
- the LOC121394099 gene encoding uncharacterized protein LOC121394099 codes for MSFADVSASTDQRADTFSFTEAERKRILNAAQALPSITPAGDAEILRHLERLKRREVAWTLHSSTLSEYAKVQRIPRGLRLHIKPGLFREEKDFVSRWQSILNKCSLDLITLTVQQLQNGLRETRQQIHAAEEELKAKDTMNTVKTTLAELQVRIDTLEQEILQSKLRKFKRDTKDYERGEVYTWKTTRKAQYTRQPRSTGDLEGAYSQQSSDSDSISGTSAQSSTAFLGQRQSNTREPGGAKKRQPAARKQQKLRFS; via the exons ATGTCATTTGCCGATGTTTCCGCCTCAACTGACCAACGCGCTGATACTTTCAGCTTTACTGAGGCGGAAAGGAAAAGGATATTGAACGCCGCACAAGCATTACCTTCGATAACACCGGCAGGCGACGCTGAAATCTTGCGTCATCTCGAAAGGCTGAAGAGGAGAGAGGTAGCATGGACACTGCACTCCTCTACTCTGTCCGAATATGCAAAGGTACAGAGAATACCTCGGGGGTTAAGACTGCACATAAAACCAGGATTGTTCCGGGAGGAAAAGGATTTTGTCTCCAGATGGCAGAGTATTCTAAACAAGTGCAGCCTCGATCTAATCACTCTCACTGTGCAGCAGCTGCAAAACGGCTTACGGGAAACTCGCCAGCAAATACATGCAGCAGAGGAGGAACTCAAGGCCAAGGATACGATGAACACTGTCAAAACGACACTTGCAGAGCTCCAGGTGAGGATAGACACACTCGAACAGGAAATCCTTCAATCCAAATTGCGCAAATTCAAAAGAGATACAAAAGATTACGAGAGGGGGGAGGTGTATACATGGAAAACGACAAGGAAGGCCCAATATACAAGACAGCCCAGATCAACAGGGGACTTGGAAGGAGCCTACTCGCAACAATCCTCGGATTCAGATTCTATTTCTGGCACCTCTGCACAATCCTCAACGGCTTTTTTAGGCCAGCGCCAAAGCAACACAAGAGAACCAGGAGGGGCAAAAAAACGCCAGCCAGCAGCAAGGAAACAACAAAAACTGAG ATTCTCCTAA